The DNA window GCAACAACACTACAGGCACCGCTTGTTTGGATACGTAGAAGTCTTGGACGAATGCTTGCAAagacttaaaaaaaaaattccactataagaaatttataacACGATGGTactgttttgttttatttttctccCGTAGTGTTAAGTAACCTCGCATTTGACTGATTGTAGATTCCAAATGGGGGCGTTCTACTAGGCACCAGCCTGACTATTTAGGTAACCCATAAGCGTTGGATTACAATTAATTTCAGCCTTGATCCTATTAGCTCCAAAATCCAGGGGTTATCCTTGCTTATTTCTTCAATGAGGCTAGTATATTGAAAAGTTGGGAACACTCGCTTATCTACACACCACCACATTATCAACAACCAAGCTGGTCATGCCGGTATGAGGATCACAGGACGAGAACAAGTTACAGAATCATTTGATCTAGCCTATATGACCTGGAATTAGCAGGAACGaggccgctgcagcagctagGGGCCATTTTGCATAGTAAACTTGTGTTGGTTTTCTATCTAACAAACAGAATCTAGGTTTCTTTACATCCTATGTATAGCGCCGAGTCAGGCTCGGCATAACTAATACTCCGAGATTTTTTCCTGCAACAGAAGGTGGGCTAAAGCCTTGTCAAACTAGATCGCAATATATTTCAAATACCTACTTGTTTTAGAACACGTCGTCTTACtctacaattttttttcttactctACAAGATTCTAAAAAGTAGCTACTTGATAGGAATTAGAAAGCCTTGTATTCAAACAATACTCAAATAAAAAACAAGCTACAAACCTGGACTGCCTATCCAGGACAGCGCTTATGGGATAGGAATAGATTTTGAAACGCTTATCTTACATCTAGCAACGTTACTTAGTATGGCACAAAAAAACATGTGCCTTTACCAAGTGCGTTATATTTCACTGTTTCCAATCAAGGCTAAGATACTTTTTCAAGGGGTGTTGCATGTTCGGGACAGCTTTCCTAAGTTAGTAACTAACAAGAACTACCTACACCAAGAATAATACCAACTCAATGTTGCAGTTTCCTAGATTAGCATTCTGGACATGTCCTTTCTTGTACCAGCGCCTTGCAACAAATTTATTATCTTATGTAAAAGCCGTAGACGAGCAAGATAAAAAGAGTTAAACAGCTTGCTGGCTTTTGAGTTTTAAAAGAAAGTATCATTATACGTAGACTAACTTCCTGGAATACATGATTATGCTTccttgttgatcttggcgCAGACATTGTATGGTTCGTAGATCCGGGAGAGTTCCGGGCTACCTAAGGTTTAATGACAGGGGTAACATCTCTAAAATAAAAGTGAGACACGCAACAGTCACAAACGCAGGTACACCTACTGAAAACAGTAATAGCGTCTCCAAACCACACCTACCAAAATGGTAATAACCTCACCTACTTACAATGGTTATGGCATCTCAAAACCACACCTACTAAGAGTGGCAATGACATCCCAAAACGCCCTGGTGGAATCAGCACCAACTTCAGATAATCTATATAAGAGCGAGGATGGGTTCGCAGAAACAATGAAGATCTCAACCAGCAATCCCTTCAACAGCCGCAGACTCTGCAAAGCTATTCGCTAACTGGCCAACTGTCCGTCTGAAGACTTATCTTCCAGCTTCAATACCCGTATTTCACAATGCGTCAATCACTCCCTGCATTCCTTGCCCTTTGCTTGGCTTCAAGCGTCATGGCCATGCCTTCTGGCAGCTTGAAAACTCGGCAAACCTCTCCGGACGGAAGCTGTGGTGGCACCACCGGCTTTGTTTGTGCCACAGGCCTCTGCTGCTCGCAATTTGGTTTCTGTGGCACCGGTCCCGCATATTGTGGCAGCGGAAGTGGCACTCCCCCTGGCAATGGAACTGGTACCCCCCCTGGCAACGGAGGTGGTACTGGAGCCATCACCTGCACCTCTAAGATCTTCTACACCGGTGATGGCTCGACTGGCAGTGGCTGGCCCGACGAGAGCGCCTGGGCCAGCTTCGACAACTTATGGAATGCCAATCTCAACGTGATCAATGGCGCGTGTCAGAACAATGGTTGGGGAGTGGCGAACAACTCTCCTACAGAGACCTCAGAGCTACAGTCCGCCATCACTAGTATCGCAGCCTCGTCCGGTGTCGATGAGCGCTACGTCTTGGCAACTGTGGTACAAGAGAGCAAGGGATGCGTGCGTGTTCCGACCACGCAAGGATTCTGGGCGAACCCTGGGTTGATGCAGGACGCCAACGGCACAAACACCTGCTGGTTGGGACCGGGTCAGGGCATCAACCCATGCCCGAACAACGTGATTGTAGGCATGATCCAGGATGGCACTACAGGAACTGCATCTGGTTCTggtctgcagcagcttctggccaGCTTGTCGACTACTGGAGCTCAGGCAGTCTATCAGGCTGCACGACTTTATAACTCAGGCAGCATCCCCGCCGACGGAAACTTGAGCGAGGGTGGTGCTACCAGCTCGTACTCCTCAGACATTGCCAACCGTTTGACAGGCTGTGTTTTCTAATTGAGTAGCCTTTTTCTATCTCAATTAATGGTAGTAGCTGTTACAGGGCAGACCATGTATATAACCCTGAGGTGTATATAGTAGAGGGCAGACAATGTATATAAAGCCCTGAGGTGTATATAGTATATGAGAGAtgtatatattaaatttcATAGATACGAGTTTAGCTTTTAACAGATTGGGGTTTATTAAATTGCTTATGTTCTATTCCACATTCTACTGCAAGTATAATTATCATATAATGAAAAGTAAAGCTTACAAGTCCAGCAGTGGCGGCgattttaataagtaaaacCACTGTCAACACTTATGGACGTACGTCTTAGGCCTGACGTCTTCTTCACAGGCTATATATGGAACTAATTTGTTGAGGCTTCGTAGTATACAGCAGTAGGAATGAGAACAGAGCCGGATAAGAGCAAGGTGCTTTACGTTTCAAGGACATCATTATAAAGATTACCACCCATGAGACTTCCGCCAATCAGGTACATATCTCGGTGGCATTGTCCTCGCACTTGAATCCCTCGTCATTCATGAGGATTGTTTGCCGTTTGTCATCTCTGGCATGCTGCGCGTCTAATATATCATTGCAACACAGAACATCGTATAGCCAGGTTAAATCACCTGAAGAGGATATTGAGCCGCTGTTCTACGGATTTCCGATCCTGTGTTGTAAGCCATTTTTCGAGACCATGAAAAGAACCACGCGAGcccttgtttttctctttcagTCTTTTCGCGCTGCGCGCTTACTGCTATCATCAAAAAGTGTTGGTGGGCGTATAATACATAGAAGCCGTAGTTTACAGTGGCCTCTACCAACAGAACCGCCCCTCAGAGGGACTGATCCTGCAATAGAATCTTTAGTTAAAACCTAATTGTTGGTCATTCACGGCACACATACTTATGTCCATTTAAGACCTATTTAAGAAATCATTCACGTCTACTTTGATTGTTACGTTCGTCATATTGTGAAAGCCATGGGCAATATGACTTGATCATAGAAGATACACCGTCACCTGTACAACACTGTTGCACGTGGGTACCAAAAAGCCAGAAAGCAAAGCCGTTTGCACTTGCGACAATCAGATGAAGTGCAATTACTGACATTAGAGATAATTCGACgtttatagtatttatttcTCTTGAATTTATTGAGCGGTAGAGCTAGATGAAACACGGAGGACCGCCGCATAGACGTTTAATGACTCAAAATTACAAGCAAAGAAATGCGTCTTAGCAGTAGAACAGAAGCGATTGCCGCAGTATATTTTTTGATGCTTTTAAttgaaacaaaaacaagTAATATGTTGACTGTCTTTTTATCTAAGCGTTGGCCTTCTGAGGAGCAAATGACTCGGACTTGTAAATGCCAACCCGACCATAAACATCTTTGTACTTCTGAACAACGTAATCCTCAACACTAACCGGAGCAtacttctcttcttcaggctTAGAGCGGCACTTCTCGATACATTTGATAATGAAATCCGGATTGCCGTTATAGTTGAATGGGATGCTGAAACGTTCTTCTCCAGAGCGATTGATAACGCGGTGAACATTGGAAATATACTTGTCGTTTGTCCACTGCTCAAACAGGTTACCCATGTTAACAACATAGGCTCCTTCAACTGGAGGAACAGGGTACCAATCCTTGACTTCCTCGTCCCAGACTTCGAGACCAGCGACGTTTCCTTGCAGGAGTAAAGTAATCACGCCAAAGTCTCGGTGAGCTCCAATACCTGAGTCAATGTTAGCATAAAATTAACAAAAATGTGAAAAAGGAATGAGTCAACATGCCTCTTTGCAGAGCATGGGCATCTGACGGCTGAGGTGGGTAGTGAAGCAATTTATAGAAGCACATGGGATCCGAGCAAAACTCCTGAAAGTAGTCCGCATCATAGCCTAAGCTCATTGCCATGGCCCGCATGACCTCTTCTGTAAGCTTCACGATGCGGTTCAAATAATCCATGCAAGTTTCTCGGAAAGCTTCTCCAAGAGACTCAGGCCACACATTTGGGCCGTGGGCAAACTTTTCTGCCTTAACTTGAGGGTGGTCCATAGGCAGGTCACGAGAGACATAATATCCCTCTTTAAGGTCAGGCCTGGTGTTTGCCTCAATCATTTGGCCATGCATGACTTCATATCCACGGTTGTATTTGTTCTGTTTTTGTTCGATCGCATTAGCATTCGAGCGACATGGATGCGCCTCAATTGACGTACGAGAGATTTgtccagcttcatcttctcttcgagtggcaaagcaaaaaaagccttTGATGCCTTGAAAATGTCTTTTTGAAGGCTAGCAGGAATATCATGGTTGACAATTTGGAAAAAGCCTTGAGTAAGACACGCATCTCTGATTTGATCAGCACAATGCTGCATCCGCTGTTGATCACCCGACAAGAAGTCAGAGAAGTCAATGACAGGAGCGCTCTTAGAAGAAGGCATTTTGATAAGATAGAAGGTGACAAAGGCTGTGAACTATCCGTCGACGATTGTTAGTGATAGTATTGTCGAGTCAAAATGCCAGATGGAGAGGATCATGGCTGGACTTTATACTTCAAGACATTGTAGTGGAGTTACATATCGGCATTTACATCTCCCGTgaagcaagctgctgcctaGCAGTAGACATCTCACAACTAGGTTCCCCCAAACAATCTTCAGACTATTGAACTGCCTTAAACTCATACCGGACGCTGCAGTCGTGAGCCTGGAGCACACCGAAGTAGACGGGGGCAAAAACAAGGATTCTGAACTAGGAGTTGAATATTGCGCCATGTAATTATTTGTCAAGAGAATTCAAATTTATACATAATACATACATTATTTTTCCAAGAGGAAACAATTCCGTAAAAGTATAACTTGTTTAATACTAGCTTTTAATGTAGTAGCAAATAGCTGGAATTGAACAGCGCAATGAATTTGCAATTTATACCTAGGTAGAGGTAGTATGGCCTTTTTTCCcctatctttttctttttctttctttctttttttttgtttttgagATATTGTAATgctctttttgtctttctaTACTGTATACTTAATAATGATGCTCTCATTTCGAAAGCCCAGTTTGACCTAAAAGCGGTTTGAAGTATGTACCCCATTTCTGATTACTTATGAAACACATTACTTGCATTTAGGCAATATTACTGTTGGGGCTATGCACCACTCGATCGTCCCATTGATCAATCTCTCCACTAGTATATCTTGGTTGAGTCGTATTGTCTTCACATGTAATACGCGTTAAAAAAACTCCATAGATCAAGGGGATGGCCCGGGCCGCTACCCGCTTACTTCCGCTCCACAGATCTACTTTTGCAGGGAGGCTGCATACAGTCACATCAATGCTACCTGTCAGTTGGCTTAGTACTGCTACTCAGGAAGTAAGATGATGATTCTAGGGCAAGGTATCAAACAAGTGTTAGCgcaaagttttataaaagctatgTCAGATTAGTCCTTAAAATTCAATATCCTCCTACTTTTTTCAGAACGCCTTTATATCAACTTGAACAAAAGTGTAGTCTCAACGCAGTAACATTCATTTTATATTAGCAAATGATGCTGTAACAGTAACTTGAAAGTATATTAACTGTCCAATCGGTTTGGCTTTTGAAGTCCATGTAATTCTATTCAACGTACATTCCATCTGTTGTCTATTTTATTAGCTTACGTGTACGTTTCGATAGACGTTGATTTGCCGATCTTATCGGTGTTTAGGAGCGGATTGTTTTTCCCGAGCTTACCTATGCATGAATCGCCCCATTGCAGACCCATGCATCGTAGgctttttccattttcagAAAATGGTATATCCTCGTTAGGTTATACGCGCGAAGGGGATTTTGCCCGAAACAATATCTCGCCGTAATGTGATGCAGCCCCTGCTTAAGCGAACAATATCTATAATAGGTAAAGTCTGTAAAACTTGCGAAAATAGGCCTTGCCATGGCGTTATTCACAATCCAACTTGTCAAAGTAATTTGTTGGATAAGTATGTCACTGGCTGTATTATAGTGACATCATTCAAATCAGGTAAAGTATGCAAGATCGATATACAGAAATCTACTAGGCACCACGCCAACATGTATACGTTAAACGGTTGCATCGATACAACGTAAAATCTTACTCTCAGTTCCAGCCTATTTCCTTTCTCAGTTACGATTCGCTATTACCTCCGTCGCCGGTATGAAGATCGTTTTTGTGTGTCATACGAATCTCATTGCCACCCCCATTTTACAACCAACCTCCCCTTTCTAGCCCCCTGCGCGTGGTATTGCAGCGTGGTATTGGATTGCTTTCAACATGTAGAACTTTCTTGACGCAAATGAGACAACTAATTTTAcaattatatttatttgaTTGGCCTAGGCTAGCGTATTCTTCGAATTGAAACTAGCACTAACAGGCCTGGCATATTGCCCTTCAAACACATATTGACGGCGAGTTCTGTTCATCCGTCGGTTAGTTGCGTTTAGTGGTCATATGATAGAGGGTTACATAGTATTATCAAAGGGGGAAATGTTCGGTATGGTTTACGAAATACTATCTACAAAAGCATTTAATGGAAGCTTTGATAGGGGCAATTGCTGATACCTAATCTATTCCATAGAATACGTATCCATATTACCAGAATGGCTAGATAGAATACACCAAGATATTCCAACTGCTTACCGTAACTTATGTTCAGACCCAAAGTGGCAGCCTGATTAGGCTTGGATTGCTCGCGAAATCATGCCATTAAAACTAACCGAGGACGTGTGATTTCTGCCCCTTCCTGAATATTCTTGACTTTAATTGGGTCATCTTGCAGTAGCCACTCTTCTGTTTTTAACTCACCTAAAGAAGCGAAGTCCAAAGAACTTTGCATACATATCAAAGCATTATGACTTTAAGCGCATGCTATCTTTCTCTACATTGCTAGTTTGACATTACACTCTTTGAAAACCTTTCACCCATCGCTGAGCTACAGTATCACATTGCTTTGTTACACTCTCAAGCTTCAAAATGCATGTGGGAATAATCGGTGCAGGCATATCAGGCCTTTATACCGCCTTGTTGCTACGCCGAGAAGGTCATAAAGTGACTGTGTTCGAGGCAGCCGATAGAGTCGGTGGTCGTATCTACACATATCGGTTTACGCCACAAGCTAAATCAGAGGATATTTATTTTGAAGCAGGAGCTATGCGCATCCCTCGCTCATCTTTGCATTCCAAAGTCTTTGACTTTGTCCGCTATCTCAATACACATGGGTTTGCTGGAGACAAGATTGAGCTTATTCCATATATCCTCGATCATGAGAATAACAGATCCTTTTTTCAAGACCGAAAGGGTGCCTTACAAGACAGTAAATGGGCCACCGAAGCTGGCCTTCCGGAGGCCTACCGCAATAAGACTCCTCAGCAACTACTTGGAAGCGTCGTCCTTCCGTGGCTGTCTATACTTCGGCAGGACTTTGACAATGGGTTTGAAAAGCTGCTCAAATATGACGAGTACTCGTTCCGGGCTTATCTCCGCCTCATCGTCGGATGGCCCCATGAAGTTATAGAGTTCGTTGAGCTCTTCTGCTCCCAGACTAATCAATACGATCTAAGTTTTACCGAGATAATCATGCAAAACTTGGACTTTGACACAAAAGATGTAAGCTTATTCCTCCCTTGTTTCATCTAATGGCATATTTCTAAAACTTTTATCACTTAGTGGGCAACGGTTAAAGACGGCATGTCACGCATAACCCAATGTGCAGCTTCATTAGTAGGCTCAAAAAACGTTCGTCTGAACTCTCGAGTGGATCGCATTACAAACCTAGACAATGGGAAAGTCCAGCTATCAGCGCAGGGTCTTCATCAGACCTATACTGCTACTTTTGACGCTGTAGTAGTTGCTACTCCCCCATCTGCACTTCACAGTATTGTCGATCGCCCTAGATGGTCCTTCATGAAAGAACAGTCAATTCGCGGCGCTCACTATGAGCCTCTCTATAAGATTGGTCTGCATTTTCGAACGCGCTTCTGGGAGCGCTCCAGTGTCAACCCTTGCTTTGGTGGCCAAAGTACTACTGATCTTCGCTTCCGCTGGATTGTTTATCCATCCAATGATCTCGGCAGCAACGGCTCTGGTGTCTTGTTGCTTTACAGCTGGATGAGCGATGCTGCGAAATGGAGTGGGCTATCGCGATCTGAGAGAATCAAGATTTGTTTGCATGATCTTAGTAAATATTATGCAGACGAAGCTGACATTGATGTTTACGAGCAATTCATTGAGGCGTTTGACATTACATGGTCAGCCCAATCGTGCGGTGGAGATGCAATGTTTCTTCCAGGCCAattctctcgcttcttcgAAATAGCAAAGAAGCCAGAGGGCAACATATACTTTGCTGGAGAGCATCTATCAAAGCACCACACATGGGTAAGAAGAGACTCCCAAGCCAACGCAAGCATTCGCTACTTACACACTTTGAACAGATTGCAGGGGCTATAGACTCGGCTTTCCACACAACTGCCCAACTTCTAGGCCGCCCAATTCAAGCTAAGATTGAAACTGACGAGACTCATACCGATTCTATAAGCCCCCTTTTGGTACTCGGCCGGGAATTCTTGACTTTGGATGATCAACGCCGTGCACAGAAGACAGATATAAGTTCGCGACGGTTCAAAGCCTGTGTGATACCAAAGCATATGAATGTACAATATATGGAGGTCTTTTGAGGAAATTCAACAAAGAACTTGTTTTCTGAATAGAATTTATTCTACATATATCCGTGGTAGAGGCTACAGTATGCCGTTTCAATTTTAGAATATTAAATAGGCGCGCGAAACATCGTCTTGAACCACCGTCAAGATCTATTTCTAGCATTCAAAAATTCCATTCTTTGTGAGagattttctatttttatttgtAACCCTTAAGTCATTCGCCAACTAATAAATTGTGTATACGATGTTACGATAAAGGCATGTGAAGAGAGACCTAAAGGGCCGGTTGTAGGCTGTGACTAGTTCAGAAAGCTCTAATAAGTCCTACCTCTTCCATGTCAACAAGCCGGGCTAGCTTTTTGGAGCGTAGAACAATATGTCACCTaacatcttcctcatcacaTCATCTACATGGGCTTTCAATGGTTATATTCCTTCATAATGTGGAACAGCATATGCATTGAAGGTGTGATCGACCCAATTGCCGCTTCTTAGAAACGCTAGTACCGGATGTATTGAAGCGGGTAGATTTGCCGCACGCCGGAAGGATTTCTAGATGCATGCTGACACAGTGCTACGCTAACATGAAATTCCCTGTAGGATTAGGCAGTGAGAATACCCCATAACGGTAGTGGATCGGGCAGCTGTAGACAACCTAGTACAGCGGGACCACCGGCAGAATACGCTCCAGAGACACAGGGGCTGAGTGCCTCGAGAAAATGGAGGtgaagaaacaaaatgaCTGCTCGTACACAGATACAGGGTTTGGGTATATCGGTTGTATTTATTGTTTACAAGCATATTCACAAATATaaacatatacatatatgtGTGTATGCTTGTGAGTGTGAATGTGAGTGTAAGCAACTTAATACAAAGGATAATAACTGTATTTGAATGCACGTCTCTAATGAAGAATTTCACTGCTTCTAATAGAGAATGCATGTATGTTCCAAGTCGTTGCAAACTAAATAGAGTACGTGGATATATGAAAATAAAGTGATTACTACATGTGAATAAGTCAAAGACTCCACTGATACGGAACAGCAGTTGGTTCAcccatctctttctttctgccGAACTGCCGGCAATTTTCCCAACCTGCCTCCTCTTGGTTTTATACGTAGTGCAACGGCCGGGATCTGGCTACCCTACTGGGGATCGACGCGCCCTACTTTCGACCATCCCCGCCATGAATGTCTCTTTGACTGCTACGTAAAATTGTTATAATAAGAAGCGTAGATTTCTACACCGTTCTGCAATATCGGGACACCTTGTGGTAATTATGCGCTTTCTCGGAATCTTCAAAATCCGATCTATCAGAATCTTTATATAGATACACAGATTTGAGGGTTGCAACTCCTTCAGCCAAAGGCCGGTATTCACAACACATCGGAGTTTTATCAATTACATTTTTTTCCCGCGCCACAGCTTCAACAAAAGAGCTCCGGCTGTGAGCATTTCGACGACAATCTACTATAATGAAAGAGGAGGCCGCCAGTAATGAGTCGCCAGCACTGGAAGATGCATTGGGTGATCTTGAACTTGGCGAAATTGAGATTATCACAAAGTTGGAAGGAGACGACGACCCGTTGAATTGGACGGCATTGGCAAGATGTAAGCATCATCTATCACCAGTGCATGGGGAAATATCGCGGTTTACATTGATTTGATATTAGGGATGTACACGATTATCGTCGTCGCAATATCAGGCATCGTTGGTTTCAGTGCCAGTGTTTATTCACCGGCCATTTCATCAGTTGCTGACAGTCTTCACGTCTCTAACTTGATGTCTACACTGGGGTCAACGACGTATTTGATCGGATCAGCATTTGGGCCTCTGCTCTTTGCACCATTATCCGAGATTTGGTAAGTTGGCTGGCATAGGCCAAATATACCAACGCACTACTGATTGGACGCAGGGGTCGCAATCCGCTCTACTATGGTTCCTTTTTGTTGTTCTGCCTTGCCACTTTAGGATGCGCACTGGCACAGAATATAACAACTCTACTGGTCTGTCGGTTCTTTGCCGGACTGTTTGGCTTGCCTCCAGTTGCAAACACAGGCGGTTCGATTACCGATCTATGGCCCCAGTCTCACCGATCTGTCCCGCTCGCGCTTTACACAGCAGCTAGTTTCTGCGGTCCGGTTTTGGGATCCCTCGTCGGCGGTTT is part of the Trichoderma atroviride chromosome 1, complete sequence genome and encodes:
- a CDS encoding uncharacterized protein (EggNog:ENOG41), with the protein product MPSSKSAPVIDFSDFLSGDQQRMQHCADQIRDACLTQGFFQIVNHDIPASLQKDIFKASKAFFALPLEEKMKLDKSLNKYNRGYEVMHGQMIEANTRPDLKEGYYVSRDLPMDHPQVKAEKFAHGPNVWPESLGEAFRETCMDYLNRIVKLTEEVMRAMAMSLGYDADYFQDRQMPMLCKEACIGAHRDFGVITLLLQGNVAGLEVWDEEVKDWYPVPPVEGAYVVNMGNLFEQWTNDKYISNVHRVINRSGEERFSIPFNYNGNPDFIIKCIEKCRSKPEEEKYAPVSVEDYVVQKYKDVYGRVGIYKSESFAPQKANA
- a CDS encoding uncharacterized protein (EggNog:ENOG41); this encodes MHVGIIGAGISGLYTALLLRREGHKVTVFEAADRVGGRIYTYRFTPQAKSEDIYFEAGAMRIPRSSLHSKVFDFVRYLNTHGFAGDKIELIPYILDHENNRSFFQDRKGALQDSKWATEAGLPEAYRNKTPQQLLGSVVLPWLSILRQDFDNGFEKLLKYDEYSFRAYLRLIVGWPHEVIEFVELFCSQTNQYDLSFTEIIMQNLDFDTKDWATVKDGMSRITQCAASLVGSKNVRLNSRVDRITNLDNGKVQLSAQGLHQTYTATFDAVVVATPPSALHSIVDRPRWSFMKEQSIRGAHYEPLYKIGLHFRTRFWERSSVNPCFGGQSTTDLRFRWIVYPSNDLGSNGSGVLLLYSWMSDAAKWSGLSRSERIKICLHDLSKYYADEADIDVYEQFIEAFDITWSAQSCGGDAMFLPGQFSRFFEIAKKPEGNIYFAGEHLSKHHTWGL
- a CDS encoding uncharacterized protein (EggNog:ENOG41~SECRETED:SignalP(1-19)), with the protein product MRQSLPAFLALCLASSVMAMPSGSLKTRQTSPDGSCGGTTGFVCATGLCCSQFGFCGTGPAYCGSGSGTPPGNGTGTPPGNGGGTGAITCTSKIFYTGDGSTGSGWPDESAWASFDNLWNANLNVINGACQNNGWGVANNSPTETSELQSAITSIAASSGVDERYVLATVVQESKGCVRVPTTQGFWANPGLMQDANGTNTCWLGPGQGINPCPNNVIVGMIQDGTTGTASGSGLQQLLASLSTTGAQAVYQAARLYNSGSIPADGNLSEGGATSSYSSDIANRLTGCVF